The DNA region CCATGGGTATCTACCTGGCCCTGATCACCACTAACTGCGCCATCCTGGCAGTTACCCTGGAGGTGATTAATAATAACTGTGTGTTCACCGGAAAACCCTATACCTTTGTGGAGTCCGTAGTGTACGCCGTGGGGGTTGCCGCAGGCTTCCTGCTCGCCCTGCTCCTCCTTTCGGGGATACGCAGGCGGATAAGGACCAGCCCACTTCCTTCATTCCTTAAAGGGACCCCCATACTGTTTGTTTCGGCGGCCCTTCTGTCCATGGCTTTCATGGGTTTCTCGGGATTAGTTAAATAAGGAGCTGCCGGTATGAGTATCGTTTTAATTACCGCCCTGTTTGCCGCCATTCTGGCCTTTGTTTTAGGAGTGGCCCTGGGCTTTTTCAAGGATTTCTTCGCCGTTGAAGAGGACCCCCTTAAAGGGCAGGTCCGCGAGTGTCTGCCTGGCGCCAACTGCGGCGCCTGCGGGTTCCCGGGCTGTGACGGTTACGCCACTGCGGTTGCCTCCGGCAGCGCCGCAACCAACTGCTGTTCCGTGGGTGGAAAAGATGTGGCGGAAAAGCTTTCCGCCCTCATGGGAGTAAGCGCCGGTTCCATAACCCCGCTGGTAGCCATCATCGCCTGTCAGGGCACGCCGGATAAGGCCCCTGCCAAGGGAAACTATACGGGCCTGCAAACCTGCCGGGGAGCCAAGCTCTCCACCGGGGGAACCAAGCTCTGTGTCTGGGGTTGCCTGGGTTACGGGGATTGTACCGTGGTATGCCAGTTCGGCGCCCTGAGCCTGGGCGAAAACGGCTTGCCAAAAGTGGATCACACCAAGTGTACGGGCTGCAAGGTCTGCGTGGCCGAATGTCCCCAGGGCGTCATCAGGGCCGTTGCCAAGGATTCCCAGGGCGCCGTGGTGACTTGTTCCAACCGGAACCCTTTAAAAGCTACTGTGTTAAAGACCTGCAAGGCGGGGTGCATCAAGTGTGAACTCTGTGTAAAGAACTGCCCGGAAAACTGCATCACCCTGCAAAACGGCATCCCCGTGGTGGATTATGCCAAATGTACTTCCTGTGGTACTTGTGGAGAAAAATGCCCCACCAAGGTATTCAAGATACTTCAAAAAGATGTCATTGCAGTTTAAACGTTTCTCCGTTCTTTTTCTGTTACTGTTACTGTTACTGGCTGTTGCCGGGACAAGCTCCTCCGCCACCCTGGAGGAGCTTGTCGGCACTGACCGGGCGGCGGCCCTTTCCGGGCCGGAGCCTATTACCGAAGCCCAGCTAAAGGATCCCCAGCCCAGGCTCATCCCCATGGATGCCGGCCTCCGCCGCTTTGTTGACGAAGCCATGGATGCCCTGGACCCCAGCCTGTTTGTGGAAAGTCTCTCCTTGTATAAAAAACCCCCCAGCGCCGCCGAACCCTGGACCGAAGCGGAACGGAACGCCCTCTACAACGAAACCCTAGCCATCAGCACCCTTGCGGGGATAGAGTACTTTTCCGTCAGCCGGAACCGGATGCGGACTTTTTACGAAACTTCTACGGTTATCGACGGGCCCGAAACCAAAAAGCCCCTGACTGATCCCGTCTATACCACCCCTCCGGCAGAACTGCGTATCTATGCCCGCCAGAAGGACCTGACCTTCGGAGACAATATTTACCAGTATACCTACTATACCCGGACCGATGCCCTGATCTTTGTCCAGGAAAACCTCAGTCCCATGTCCGTGGGGCCCATTTCGGTGGTTAGGAAGAACCGTCTGCGCTCGATAATCGCGGTTATTGACGCCGGAGACAGCCTGCTGGTATACGTGGCCTCCATGGCAAAGGCCGCCTCCTTTCCCGGCATGAACGAGCGGGCAGGGCGCTCCTTTACCAACCGGGCAGAGGCTATCCTGACATGGTTCTCCGTCCGAGCGGGGACGGCTTTTGAAAAAGCAAAAGCCGGGGCATCCTCCTAGCGTATCGGCGGCCTGGGTAAACCCTATTTTTTATGCCTGAAAACAGGTATCCTCTTCCCATGGGTATTACATTCTATTCCCTCGGTGCAGCCGAGGAGGTAACCGGTTCCAAGCACGTTATCGAAGTAGACGGCGCGTCC from Treponema primitia ZAS-2 includes:
- a CDS encoding RnfABCDGE type electron transport complex subunit B, with product MSIVLITALFAAILAFVLGVALGFFKDFFAVEEDPLKGQVRECLPGANCGACGFPGCDGYATAVASGSAATNCCSVGGKDVAEKLSALMGVSAGSITPLVAIIACQGTPDKAPAKGNYTGLQTCRGAKLSTGGTKLCVWGCLGYGDCTVVCQFGALSLGENGLPKVDHTKCTGCKVCVAECPQGVIRAVAKDSQGAVVTCSNRNPLKATVLKTCKAGCIKCELCVKNCPENCITLQNGIPVVDYAKCTSCGTCGEKCPTKVFKILQKDVIAV
- a CDS encoding DUF6675 family protein, which encodes MSLQFKRFSVLFLLLLLLLAVAGTSSSATLEELVGTDRAAALSGPEPITEAQLKDPQPRLIPMDAGLRRFVDEAMDALDPSLFVESLSLYKKPPSAAEPWTEAERNALYNETLAISTLAGIEYFSVSRNRMRTFYETSTVIDGPETKKPLTDPVYTTPPAELRIYARQKDLTFGDNIYQYTYYTRTDALIFVQENLSPMSVGPISVVRKNRLRSIIAVIDAGDSLLVYVASMAKAASFPGMNERAGRSFTNRAEAILTWFSVRAGTAFEKAKAGASS